TTCTAACAACTCCTAAAGGCTCCTATGAATACCAAAGAACTTCTAAGCCGCTACTCAGCTGGACAAAGGGACTTTAGAAACCTTAATCTAATGGCTGCTAATCTGAGAAATCTTAACTTCAGTGGGGCTAATTTCAGTGGAGCCAATTTCAGAGGGGCAAACCTGACTAGCACCAATTTGAGCCAAGCGAACCTGAGCGATGTCAATTTGACGGGCGCAAACTTAACCAGAGCCAACTTGACACGGGCTAATTTGAAGAATGCCGACTTGACTCATGTCAATCTGAGCGACACAAATCTAAGTCATGCGTATCTGTCAGACGCTATCCTGCCCGATGGAGCAGGAGCCAAACTCGCCTCTAATAGTCCTGCGGTAGCGCTGTCTCAAGATGTAGTAGGCTAACTTGTTCTGAACTATCTCTGAACTCGCTAACCTACTGGTGCCTAGTCTTTACTCTAAGCAAGGTTCCTCTTTGAGGGGAGCGAGTAAGGGAAATTCTTCGCCGCGCAGGTAAGCATCAAATTCTTCTTCAAATCGGCTCCAGCTTGTTGCAATCGAACGTTGCAAACGACAGGCTGGAGCTTCTCGGTATAAAGGAAGGCGTTGCTCGATCTGCGTTTTTAGCGCTGGATGCAATTCTTCAAAGACATTCGTTTTTGTGCCTGTGTAGTTCAACACTAAAAAGCCTGGTTTGCCTTTCATCTTCATCCAAGGCTCCCAAGGTCCCATGCGGTAATAGGACAAAGTGACAGCGCGATCGCAACTGGCATCTACGATCTCATCTTCAAGCATGCGAGTTGGAAAAATAAATTTGTAGGAATCAGAAGATTGCACGAATGGCTCAGGAGAATATTCAGCAAACTTAGGATTACTCGCCAAATTATTAGGTAGCTTCAGGTTGAGGT
The Trichocoleus sp. FACHB-46 genome window above contains:
- a CDS encoding pentapeptide repeat-containing protein, giving the protein MNTKELLSRYSAGQRDFRNLNLMAANLRNLNFSGANFSGANFRGANLTSTNLSQANLSDVNLTGANLTRANLTRANLKNADLTHVNLSDTNLSHAYLSDAILPDGAGAKLASNSPAVALSQDVVG
- a CDS encoding DUF1838 family protein translates to MTLRKSTITDQQFVKMRCSTDGGTHYFEATGSMYAQPLDSDQPIHLFDFLGVDISRCIQDPTTSRWTLLSRKFTLYLEPRSQEILRQWQNPWTGETLHVIHRSYDYQEFQIPPQVGAFIGPEVSFVSLDLNLKLPNNLASNPKFAEYSPEPFVQSSDSYKFIFPTRMLEDEIVDASCDRAVTLSYYRMGPWEPWMKMKGKPGFLVLNYTGTKTNVFEELHPALKTQIEQRLPLYREAPACRLQRSIATSWSRFEEEFDAYLRGEEFPLLAPLKEEPCLE